Proteins encoded in a region of the Diospyros lotus cultivar Yz01 chromosome 9, ASM1463336v1, whole genome shotgun sequence genome:
- the LOC127810192 gene encoding uncharacterized protein LOC127810192 translates to MATLQPSTLQISNPSLFSSSAPQPHAPPPRRLTFTPRATKDDSDSDSGSSSSAESDPDNFESRLSQVRLRYRSGTGKKAEIRKSRKGKKSSSSSSRGGMYLPPVALKEPVSGRMKVDFGFSPYSERVNGRIAILGLSALLLVELATGKSVINYHSPAIVFVQVYFVAAVSALYVKYEKESVSVWPPSQK, encoded by the coding sequence ATGGCGACGCTGCAACCATCCACTCTGCAAATCTCCAATCCTTCATTGTTCTCATCATCCGCACCTCAACCCCACGCGCCGCCGCCCCGCCGCCTGACCTTCACCCCCAGGGCGACCAAGGACGACTCCGACTCCGACTCCGGATCCTCCTCCTCCGCCGAATCCGACCCGGACAACTTCGAGTCCCGGCTCTCCCAGGTCCGGCTCCGGTACCGGAGCGGCACGGGCAAGAAGGCAGAGATCCGGAAGAGCCGCAAGGGCAAGAAGTCTTCGTCGTCGTCGTCCCGGGGGGGAATGTACCTGCCGCCGGTGGCGCTGAAGGAGCCCGTCTCCGGCAGAATGAAGGTGGACTTCGGATTCAGCCCCTATTCGGAGCGGGTAAACGGGCGGATCGCGATTCTCGGACTGTCGGCTTTGCTGTTGGTGGAGCTGGCGACGGGCAAAAGCGTCATTAATTATCATTCGCCGGCAATTGTGTTCGTCCAAGTTTATTTTGTAGCGGCGGTTTCGGCTTTGTATGTGAAATATGAGAAAGAGAGTGTGAGTGTTTGGCCACCTTCTCagaaataa